Proteins encoded in a region of the Hypomesus transpacificus isolate Combined female chromosome 17, fHypTra1, whole genome shotgun sequence genome:
- the LOC124479005 gene encoding cytochrome P450 2K1-like → MSVLDSIVLQTPSLVTLLGTVVFLLLLYLLSCSSQEQGKDPPGPRPLPLLGNLLMLDLKRPYQTLCELSKKYGSVFKVYFGPKKVVVLAGYKTVKEALVNHDEFGDREIIPLFEDFIKGHGIVFANGDSWKEMRRFALTTLRDFGMGKKMSEGKIIEECGNLIEVFEKYEGQAFDTTKPLNYAASNIISAIVYGNRFDYSDPQFKAMVDRANEVTCLTGSPSIQLYNTFPWMGPWLWNWRRIRHLVDITLEDINELIKGLKETLNPQMCRGFVDCFLARQQNLEKSGSVASLYHDDNMVYSVANLFGAGTDTTGTTLRWTLLVMAKYPHIQDQVQEEISRVIGSRQVLVEDRKNLPYTDAVIHETQRLANIVPMSLPHVTSRDVTFQGYFIKKGTSVIPLLTSVLQDESKWESPHTFNPAHFLDDKGKCVKRNAFLPFSAGSRACPGEGLARMELFLFFTSLLQHFRFSPPPGVTEDDLDLTPAVGFILNPSPHQLCAVSRV, encoded by the exons ATGTCTGTGTTGGATAGTATTGTTCTCCAGACTCCCAGCTTGGTGACTCTGCTGGGGACTGTGGTGTTTCTGctgctcctctacctcctctcctgcagctctCAGGAACAGGGGAAGGATCCTCCAGGACCCAGACCACTACCTCTGCTGGGGAACTTACTGATGTTGGATCTCAAGAGGCCGTACCAGACACTCTGTGAG CTCTCCAAGAAATATGGATCAGTATTCAAGGTTTATTTTGGACCCAAGAAGGTTGTGGTCCTGGCAGGATACAAGACAGTCAaggaggctctggtcaaccatGATGAGTTTGGAGACCGAGAAATCATCCCTTTATTTGAGGACTTCATCAAAGGACATG GGATTGTGTTTGCAAATGGAGACTCCTGGAAAGAGATGAGGCGCTTTGCTCTCACTACCCTCAGAGACTTTGGGATGGGCAAGAAGATGAGTGAGGGGAAGATCATAGAGGAGTGTGGCAACCTGATTGAAGTGTTTGAGAAATATGAGG gccaagcgtttgacaCAACCAAGCCGCTGAATTATGCTGCCTCCAATATCATCTCCGCCATTGTATATGGGAACAGGTTTGACTACAGTGACCCACAGTTCAAAGCAATGGTGGACAGAGCTAATGAGGTTACATGTCTGACAGGATCTCCATCAATCCAG TTATACAACACATTTCCCTGGATGGGTCCTTGGCTCTGGAATTGGAGACGCATAAGGCATCTTGTTGACATCACCCTTGAAGATATTAACGAGTTGATTAAAGGTCTGAAGGAGACTCTGAACCCTCAGATGTGCCGAGGCTTTGTGGACTGTTTCCTGGCCAGACAGCAGAACCTGGAG AAATCAGGGAGCGTGGCTTCTTTGTACCATGATGATAACATGGTATATTCTGTGGCCAACCTGTTTGGTGCTGGGACCGACACCACAGGAACTACGTTACGTTGGACACTCCTGGTCATGGCCAAGTATCCTCACATACAAG ACCAGGTTCAGGAGGAGATCAGCAGGGTGATAGGAAGTCGTCAGGTCTTggtagaggacaggaagaacCTTCCCTACACTGATGCTGTCATCCATGAGACCCAGAGACTGGCCAACATTGTACCCATGTCCCTCCCTCACGTCACCAGCAGAGATGTCACCTTCCAGGGATACTTCATCAAGAAG GGGACCTCTGTGATTCCTCTACTGACGTCAGTTCTACAGGATGAGAGCAAATGGGAGAGCCCCCACACTTTTAACCCCGCCCACTTCCTGGATGACAAGGGAAAATGTGTCAAAAGGAATgccttccttcccttctctgCGG GTAGCAGGGCGTGTCCTGGGGAGGGTCTGGCCAGGATGGAGCTGTTCctcttcttcacctctctcctccaacactttcgtttctctcctccacccggGGTAACAGAGGATGATCTGGACCTCACTCCAGCTGTGGGGTTCATCCTCAACCCTTCACCCCACCAGCTGTGTGCCGTCAGcagggtctga